One Antennarius striatus isolate MH-2024 chromosome 17, ASM4005453v1, whole genome shotgun sequence genomic window carries:
- the eif4eb gene encoding eukaryotic translation initiation factor 4eb, which yields MATAEPETNPSPAQPDEDAAEETGQEIVSPDAYIKHPLQNSWSLWFFKNDKSKTWQANLRLISKFDTVEDFWALYNHIQLSSNLMSGCDYSLFKEGIEPMWEDERNKRGGRWLITLNKQQRRVELDRFWLETLLCLVGEAFDEYSDDICGAVVNVRTKGDKIAVWTSDYENREAVTHIGRVYKERLGLPMKMTIGYQSHADTSTKSGSTTKNKFIV from the exons ATGGCGACCGCCGAACCG GAAACTAACCCAAGTCCAGCCCAGCCTGATGAAGATGCAGCTGAGGAAACCGGACAGGAGATTGTGAGCCCAGATGCCTACATCAAACACCCGCTCCAAAACAG CTGGTCTCTTTGGTTCTTCAAGAATGACAAGAGCAAAACATGGCAGGCCAACTTACGACTCATCTCTAAATTTGACACGGTTGAAGATTTCTGGGC GCTCTACAACCATATCCAGCTGTCAAGCAACCTCATGTCAGGCTGTGATTACTCCCTTTTTAAG GAAGGTATTGAACCCATGTGGGAGGACGAGAGGAACAAACGTGGTGGGCGCTGGCTGATCACACTCAACAAACAGCAGAGGAGAGTAGAACTTGACCGCTTCTGGCTGGAAACT CTCTTGTGTTTAGTGGGAGAGGCCTTTGATGAGTACAGCGATGACATCTGCGGCGCTGTGGTCAACGTCCGCACCAAAGGAGATAAAATAGCCGTCTGGACCTCAGACTATGAGAACCGTGAAGCAGTGACACACATAGG GAGAGTTTACAAGGAGCGCTTGGGGCTTCCCATGAAGATGACTATTGGCTACCAATCTCACGCTGACACATCCACCAAAAGCGGTTCAACCACCAAGAACAAATTCATTGTTTGA